The region TGACGCCGATTCAGCGGGCCGAGATCGAGCGACAGGCACGGCAGCTCCGGGATGCCGATGAGCAGCGATCGGCCGACGCGGCGGGCAACCGTGGCGACGGACCCGACGCCGAGGAGGACGGGCAGTGTTGAGTGCCCGAATGCGCTGGAGGATCGCCTTTCCCTCGATTGGCTTGGGCCTGCTCCCGGTCGCCCCCGCGCTGTTCGGCACCTGGGCGTGGTGGCCAGCGGTTGCCAACAGCCCGCCACACCATTCCGCGCCGCTGCCGCGCTCAGGGGATGATTCGGCAGGCCGCGTCGATCGGGGCCTGCCGACGGACGAACCGGCCGAGGCCGACCAGCAGCGAGTCCTCGATGTGGAAGTCGCGTACCCGCAGCCGGTAGCGGGGCAGTTCCTCCTCGGTGGGACAGAGCACCTGCGACGCGACCCGGTCGACCGGGACGTACCGTACCCCGCCATGCTCTTGGAGGATCACCACGTTCACGTCGTCAACGCTGATCACGTGACCACGGATGTCCTCGTCTCCGCCACCGGTGTCCTCGATGGTGGTAACGGTGAGTGGCAGCACCGGCGTCGTGATCACCGGCACCGCCGCCCAGACCAGCATGACCAGCGCCGCGGCCTGGCCGACGGACGCGAGCGGCCGGGCGATCGCGGGCAGGATCGGGCCGGCGACGAACAGTGCCACCAGCGGGGGCACGGTGAAGAGCAGCACCACCACGTACTCGCCCTGTTCGAGGGCGTCCCACGTGGTGGGGAACACCAACCAGTAGTAGGCCAGCAGGCCCGCCCCGATGATCAGCGCCCGGGTGACGATGTGGTCGAGCAGGCGTACCGGGTCGAGCTGAAACGTGGCGGCGAGCGCCGGCAGGAGCAGCGGCAGGTAGAGCACCTGCCAGGTGACCAGCGCCAGAGCGAAGCAGGCGATCACGGACCAGACCGGTGCGACGTCAGCCCAGCGGGCAAAGATCGGCCGGCGCCGGCCGAGCCGCCCGTTCGGGTCGCGATCGGCGCTGACCGCCAGCACCGCACCGATCGCGAAGATGGCCACCAGGGCGGTCGACACCAGCCGGGTGGCGGTGGTGACGAACGCCGCGACCAGGTTGACCGGTCCTACGTTGGCCACCAGCAGCAAGGTGGTCTGCAACTCGCCACCGGCTTCGACACCGAGGCGCAGGACCGAGAAGATGGCGGGCGCGCCGACCGCCACCGCCCAGAAGGACTGGCTGGCCCGCGCCCGGTGTTCGGCGTCGTCCCGGGGCGGCCCGGTCACGGGTCCTGCCTTCGCCGTTGCGGCGTCCGCCCCGGTGGCCGACTCCGCCCCCGCCCCCGGATCAGTGCCGAGTTGCGGGTCCGCCTCGGGGTCACCGGCCACCGGTCGGCGCGAGACCGCGCCGCTCACCGTGGCGACCGCTCGTCGAAGTCGATCAGGTCCGGCACCTTTTCCGGGGCCGGTTGGTTCCGGTCCGCGCCCAGCCAGGGTCCGAGGGTCTTGTTGTACGCGGTCCGCCACGCGCTGCTACCGCCGTTGCGGCCAGCCAGGTAGCTCTTTTGCAGGAAGTAGGCGACCAGGTCACGCAGTGCAGGGTCGGTGATCGGGACGCCGATGCCCAGCCGTTCGCTGGTGCCGAACGGCATGCCCACGATCTCGAACTCCTTCGGGTAGCGGGACATGAAGCCGGCGAGAATGGTCTCGTCGGAACTCATCCCGTCGTACCGGCCCGCCCGGATGCCGGTGACGCAGTCGTTGGTCGTCATCACCACCAGGGGTGAGACCTTGTGCCGCCCCAGTTCCTCTTCGCTGGTCGAGCCGCCGCTGGTGCAGATCCGGTACGCGGGATTGCGTAGGTCCTCGATGGTCCGGATCTTCCCCTTCATGGCCACCGGAATGAGCACCTCCTGAGTGGTGACGAAGTACGGGCCCGCGAAGCTGACCAGCTTCTCCCGCTCCTCCGTGATCGAGAAGCTGGACACCACCAGGTCGACGTCGCCACCCTGGAGCCTGGGAATGCGGTTCTCGGTCTCGACCGCCCTGAACTCGATGTCCTCGGCGGAGTACCCCAGCGACGAGGCGATGTAGCGGGCGATCTCAACGTCGAATCCTTTGTAGACGCCGTTCTCCACCTCACCCATCAGCGGCTCGGTGCCGGCCACCCCGATCCGCAGCTTGCCCTGCTGGTAGATGTGGGTCTGCTTCAACTTCTCCTGCACCGACTGGAGCTTGGGGTCCTGCTGACTCTGGCAGCCGGCCACTGCGGCGAGGGTCAGGGTGAGGACCACCGCGACCGTGGTGGCCAGGCACCGGTAACGGGGTGGCGCGGACGTGGGGGTCATCTGCCCGTCCTCAACTCGAAGCTGGAGTGAGTGCGCGGAAATAGCCAGCGTATCGACGCCCCGCACGATCGGTCACCGTACCTTCACGCAGCCGGTAGAACCCGATTGCGTGCGACCGCGTCCCCGGTAGGCCATTCGGGCGCACACCTGCCGCAACCCGGCCGCCCCGATCGTCCCGCTGGCACTCGACCACGTCGTGCGGAGGCGGTGCGCTGGTCGACCCACCGGGCGTCGCCGGTCGGACTCTTCGGCGGGATGCCGGCCAGCAGCGCACCCGGATCAGGAGTCGGGGTGGCGTCGACTCACCGAAGTCGCGCCGAGCCACTGCCGCTGTGGCCGACACGACATCAATGGCTGCGTCGACCTCGGTCGAGGATCCAGACAGGACGCGATCTTCGGTGGGACCGCGGCGCAGTTTCGGGGAAATAGTGGCTACGGCCAGCCGGATAACCACTGTCTCCGCGTAATAGTGCGATCACCAGCACCCGCACGCGCCCAGACGGGGTGATCCTGGCGCGCAGCCGGACCAGCTTCGGCGATCGACTGACGGCTGCGCGTGTATTCGCAACCGCGCGGCAATCGGCTTGGTGACAGACGTTTATCGCTTGACAGCGACGGCAACAGTAAGCAGGTCCACCACTTCGGGTCGAGCAACATGGATAACGCGCAGGTACGCGTGAACGGACACGTCACATCGCTTACCCCGGTTCGCCGGTTAATCAACCAGAAACAGATCGAAAGCACCGGCAGCAGCGATTTTAGACGGAATCCACTCCGTTCGTACCAGCGGATGGGGCCGCTGACCAGCGACGAACAGAAGCCGGCCCAGGTCGCGACGGTGAAGCGCCCGCCGCTCGTCTCGGACAGCGCAACCGAAGCCAACTATCCCCAGCCCAGAGGCGTTTTGGCGAATCCATAAGCGACTCGGGACCCGATCTCTGGATGCCGCCGGTCCGTCCGCTCGGGACACCAGGAAACGATGATCCTTTTCGGCTGTCGCATTCCTGACGGACACCATCACCCGCGCCAAGATCCAGCTCACGATGGAAACGATCGCAATACTCCACTAACCAGGCAATAAGCACTGAGTAATCGTTCAGGACCCGGCCCGACAACCAGGCCGGCGGAGCCCGAAGACGGGTCGAGTCAACCAGCCAGACGGCAGTAGCACGTTCGGACCATCGCACCAAACCGTACGTCAGTCGGGGGTTTCGTCCGACAGTCGTCAAGCCATGACAGACAGTTCAGAATTTCACTTGACAATACATATCGATAATTCGCTGTCAGCAATGCGTCGCTTTAATTGGCATCAATAACTGTCGTGCAATTCTATCTCCAGCCAGGCGTGCAGCCTGGCGGGATCCAATGAGGAGGGTTTATGACCACCAGGACAATCCGGCTGCCGGCGCTCGTCACGGCGGCGGTCCTGATCGCCAGCGCGGTCTTCACCGCGCCCGTTCAGGCGAACACGGTGACGGCGAAGCCGGCGACCTCGTCGGCAACGGACGACAAGGCTGTTGCCTCGGCGATCGCCGCGTACCGCACGGCCTACCCCCAGATGTCCGAGGCCGCCGCCCGGGCGGCGTTCGACCAGCAGTTGACCCGCAAGAACCTGCAAATGCAGGTCTCCACCGACGCCGCGTACGGCGGTTCCTGGTTCGACGCGCCGTCCGGCGTGATGCACCTGTCGCTGACCAGCCCAGCCGCCGCGTCCGAGGCGCTCAAGACGGCGCAGAAGCTCGGCATCCGTGCCGAGGCGCACGTGGTGAAGCGTTCCTGGGCGGACCTGGAGCGGCTGGCCGCGTCCCTCCAGAGCAACAGCATGGCCAAGGCCAGCGACGGCGTGGTCGGCATCGACGTCAAGAGCAACACCGTGACGCTGGCCGTGTCGAGCCAGAGTGTCAGCGCGGTCAAGGCGCAGGGCGTGCCGGCCGGCGTCACCGTCGTCACCGGCTCGAACCTCAAGCGTGAGCTGGACGCCGGCTGCACTTCCCGGCTGGACTGCGACTGGACCATCCGGGCCGGCGCCATCCTGAAGTACAACGGCAGCCCGGTCTGCTCGGTCGGCTTCACCGCGCGTACCTCGACCGGGCAGCGCTACGCCTACACCGCCGGCCACTGCAACAGCGGCGGCGGCACCTGGAGCACCGGTGCCCAGGCGATCGGCCCGATGACCGGCTCGATCGTGTCCGGCGGACTCGACGCGGGCATCATCCGCAACGACAACCCCTGGTTCCAGTACGACACCGGCGGCGAGATCTACATCGAGTCGGGCAGCCGCACCATGCCGCTGAACTACGTGGCTCCGACGATGGGTTACCTCCTGGTCGGCGAGACCGTCTGCCTCGCCGCGAACTACACCTCGCCGAACGGCCCGAACCGCTGCGGCATCATCGGCAGCACCAACGACGGCGGCATGGTCCGGGTCGACGGGCTCGACGCCTGCGGTGGCGACAGCGGCGGCGGCTGGTACTGGCTGGGCTCGGCCACCTACCGGGTGGCGTACGGCATCCACAGCCAGAGCCACTACGGCTGCAACGGCGACCAGGGCGGCAGCCAGTCCTGGTTCAGCCCGATCCCGCAGATCACCCCGCTGTGGGGTCTGGCCGTCGAGACCCGCACCTCCTGATTACCTGACACCACCTGATCGACGTACGACAATGACGGGGTCCGTCGGCGCGGCCGGCGGACCCGTCACCACGCCCGATCGGTGGCTGGGCGGGCTCCGGCGACCGACACATCCGTCGCCGCAGCGAAGCCAGCAGACCAAAGGGAGGTTAGAGGGACTATGGGGACTACCAGCATCCGTCTCGTCACCGGCTTGCTCGCCGTCAGCCTGCTGGCCGCAGCCTGCGCCTCCACCGAGCGGGCGGCCCCGGGCGGCGGCCCTGTCGACCCGAGCGCCGGCGCCAGCCCGACCCTCCAGCCTCCGGAGCAGACCATGCCACCGCCGAGCGTCAGCCCGCCGCCGCCGAACCCACCGGGCGATCCGAACGCGTACCCGCTGCCGCGCCCGACCCAACTGACCCCCGCCGCCGGCCTGCCCCCGCTGGCTGAGGCGCAGATCAAATCCGCGGTTTCCACCGCGTCGCAGGACGCCATGGTCGCCGCCGCCCTCGGTCAGGGTGAGGTGGCGCAGGTCCAGGTCCAGGCCACCACGGTCGGGGTACCGGGCCAAAAGACCGCGATCACCGTCGCGTTCCTGTTCCGGCAACCGGTCGAGTCGGAAGCGCCGATCTGGTCGAGGCTCTGCGACATCGCCGGACAGACCGCCCAGTGGCGCGGCGTCGCCGCCCGGCTCGACCCCGGCGCGGTCATCCAGAGCAGCCCGATCTGGATGACC is a window of Micromonospora sp. NBC_01699 DNA encoding:
- a CDS encoding transporter substrate-binding domain-containing protein, translated to MTPTSAPPRYRCLATTVAVVLTLTLAAVAGCQSQQDPKLQSVQEKLKQTHIYQQGKLRIGVAGTEPLMGEVENGVYKGFDVEIARYIASSLGYSAEDIEFRAVETENRIPRLQGGDVDLVVSSFSITEEREKLVSFAGPYFVTTQEVLIPVAMKGKIRTIEDLRNPAYRICTSGGSTSEEELGRHKVSPLVVMTTNDCVTGIRAGRYDGMSSDETILAGFMSRYPKEFEIVGMPFGTSERLGIGVPITDPALRDLVAYFLQKSYLAGRNGGSSAWRTAYNKTLGPWLGADRNQPAPEKVPDLIDFDERSPR
- a CDS encoding S1 family peptidase yields the protein MTTRTIRLPALVTAAVLIASAVFTAPVQANTVTAKPATSSATDDKAVASAIAAYRTAYPQMSEAAARAAFDQQLTRKNLQMQVSTDAAYGGSWFDAPSGVMHLSLTSPAAASEALKTAQKLGIRAEAHVVKRSWADLERLAASLQSNSMAKASDGVVGIDVKSNTVTLAVSSQSVSAVKAQGVPAGVTVVTGSNLKRELDAGCTSRLDCDWTIRAGAILKYNGSPVCSVGFTARTSTGQRYAYTAGHCNSGGGTWSTGAQAIGPMTGSIVSGGLDAGIIRNDNPWFQYDTGGEIYIESGSRTMPLNYVAPTMGYLLVGETVCLAANYTSPNGPNRCGIIGSTNDGGMVRVDGLDACGGDSGGGWYWLGSATYRVAYGIHSQSHYGCNGDQGGSQSWFSPIPQITPLWGLAVETRTS